The following coding sequences lie in one Musa acuminata AAA Group cultivar baxijiao chromosome BXJ3-1, Cavendish_Baxijiao_AAA, whole genome shotgun sequence genomic window:
- the LOC103990760 gene encoding phosphatidylinositol 4-kinase alpha 1 — MEALAELCDLVAQNPDLFADKLSWICSRCPPSLNRSTPGGASAVPPRVSRSQLHALVALVRLLSRCATAPASARAPLLDFLRAAPSVAFRPSFWPQAFSFDQISLFFSDLLRYTAQAADLSPDLSADLSAFFGGTVVAVVSILSGGGDGDPAIARTFLVAISRSCPPIGPAESERLVGCLLDQFASRGAEEATSVSSLSENSSSWSSSVQSTPSKGKTKDEDRETADDAASEVSSVTPMGNGSSGGIAGSGADQLISNEGPGVVRQDMVVFEEETVDRLEKQEIAFRLFGQMMDRNGAINSEHLEQVRKVATKQIKSLPAFLKVRKRDWREQGPQLKVRINTKLSCCQAAIVVQIKSLISLDSDGKSSKDLLRRTLALLLDAAEACIVSLWRKLKKCEELFSTLLSGISQIAVSRGGQLLRVLLIPLKPLVLTTCAQADMSGNNQGTMFETVTKLCCEIIEFGWSKDRALVDTFIMGLASCIRERNDYEEQDGKEKQAVPVVQLNVICLLADLSSSANKWEIVDMILPLFIESLEEGDASTPSLLRLRLLDAVSRIACLGFEKSYRETVVLMTRSYLDKLKNIGLTENKTLPSEATTERVETLPAGFLLVASRLTAAKLRSDYRHRLLSLCSDVGLAAESQSGRSGADFLGPLLPAIAEICSDFDPAANVEPSLLKLFRNLWFYIVLFGLAPPIQQNQIQTKPVSTSLNTVGSVSTIPLQAVAGPYMWNEEWSMAVRRIAKGTPPLVVSSVKWLEDELELNALHNPGSRRGSGNEKAAVAQRAALSAALGGRVEVAAMSTISGVKATYLLAVAFLEIIRFSCNGGLLSADPSSTTSKSAFSCVFEYLLTPNLMPAVFQCLTAIVHRAFEAAVSWLEEKISDIGQEAEIRESVLSAHACYLIKNLSQRDEHVRDISVNLLTQLREKFPQVLWNSLCLDSLLFSGHNELPSIQVHDPAWLATIRSLYQKIAREWITTALSYAPCTTQGLLQENLCKPNALQRTQHASDVVSLLSEIRICTGKNDSWTGIRTANTPAVIYSAAAASGAKKEVSDGFILEVLSTAVVSATVKCNHAGEIAGMKRLYESIGGFQMGMSPGSLGLGLGQPMNVGLPSPQLNLKKESFSEILLSKFVHLLQQFVGTAEKGLVMDKTLFRETCSQATALLLSYLDAESKLNMEGFSQLLRLLCWCPAYISTPDAMETGIFIWTWLVSAAPSLGSLVLAELVDAWLWTIDTKRGLFASEMRNSGPAAKLRPHLVPGEPEAPEEKDPVEGLIAHRLWLGFFIDRFEVVRHDSMEQLLLLGRMLQGTMKSPSHFSHHPAAAGTFFTAMLLGLKFCSCQSQKNLQNSKMGLQLLEDRVFRASLSWFAYGPEWYETNSKSFAQSEAQSVSLFVHHLLNECVDSIPTDSSLKGRGRENELLNMTELSHPVWGHMDNYATGREKRKQLLLMLCQHECDRLEVWAQPLNMKDNISRPKIGSDKWIEHVRTAFSVDPRIAFSLTLRFPTNSHVMSEVTQLVQVHISEIRTIPEALPFFVTPKAIEENSVLLQQLPHWASCSITQALEFFSPPYKGHPRVMAYAMRVLESYPPERVTFFMPQLVQALRYDEGRLVESYLLRATQRSNIFAHILIWHLQGESCSQESGKDVDVVKSNSFQAILPVVRQKIIDGFTSEALDMFRREFDFFDKVTSISGVLFPLPKEERRAGIRRELEKISIDGDDLYLPTAPNKIVRGIQLDSGIPLQSAAKVPIMITFNVVDKDGDPNDVMPQACIFKVGDDCRQDVLALQVISLLRDVFEAVGLNLYLFPYGVLPTDYERGIIEVVPNTRSRNQMGETTDGGLYEIFQQDYGPVGSPTFEAAREMFMISSAGYAVASLLLQPKDRHNGNLLFDNKGRLVHIDFGFILETSPGNNMRFESAQFKLSHEMTQLLDPSGSMKSDTWSQFVSLCVKGYLAARRHMHGIVTTVLLMVDSGLPCFSRGDPIGNLRKRFHPEMSEREAANFMIRTCNDAYNKWTTAGYDLIQYLQQGIEK, encoded by the exons ATGGAAGCCCTCGCGGAGCTCTGCGACCTCGTGGCGCAGAACCCCGACCTGTTCGCCGACAAGCTTTCTTGGATCTGTTCCCGCTGCCCTCCCTCCCTCAACCGGTCCACTCCCGGCGGCGCCTCCGCGGTCCCTCCTCGCGTATCTCGCTCCCAGCTCCACGCCCTCGTCGCCCTCGTCCGTCTCCTCTCACGGTGCGCCACCGCCCCCGCCTCTGCCCGTGCTCCCCTCCTCGACTTCCTCCGCGCCGCCCCGTCCGTCGCTTTCCGCCCCTCCTTCTGGCCCCAGGCCTTCTCCTTCGACCagatctccctcttcttctccgacCTCCTCCGGTACACCGCCCAGGCTGCTGACCTCTCACCCGACCTCTCCGCCGACCTCTCCGCCTTCTTTGGTGGAACCGTCGTTGCCGTTGTCTCCATCCTCAGCGGTGGCGGCGACGGAGACCCGGCCATCGCCCGCACCTTCCTCGTCGCCATCTCCAGGAGCTGCCCCCCGATCGGTCCCGCTGAGTCTGAGCGGCTCGTCGGATGCCTCCTCGACCAATTCGCCTCCCGCGGGGCCGAAGAGGCTACATCTGTTTCCTCACTCTCCGAGAACTCGTCGTCGTGGAGCTCCTCAGTGCAGAGCACGCCGTCGAAGGGGAAGACTAAAGATGAAGATCGGGAGACCGCTGACGACGCTGCGAGCGAGGTCTCCTCTGTGACTCCTATGGGGAATGGGAGCTCCGGTGGCATTGCAGGGAGCGGTGCAGATCAATTAATATCCAATGAGGGGCCGGGAGTGGTGAGGCAGGACATGGTGGTGTTTGAGGAGGAGACCGTGGACAGGTTAGAGAAGCAGGAGATCGCATTCAGGTTATTTGGACAGATGATGGATAGAAACGGGGCGATCAACTCCGAGCATTTAGAGCAGGTTAGAAAGGTGGCCACGAAACAGATCAAGTCTTTGCCAGCATTTCTAAAG GTTCGAAAACGTGACTGGAGAGAACAGGGTCCACAGCTGAAAGTTAGAATAAATACAAAGTTGTCCTGTTGTCAAGCAGCAATAGTAGTGCAGATTAAGAGCCTCATCTCTCTAGATTCAGATGGGAAATCTTCCAAAGATCTATTGCGTCGAACACTTGCCTTACTCCTGGATGCTGCAGAAGCTTGCATAGTCTCTTTATGGCGAAAATTGAAAAAATGTGAGGAGCTGTTCAGCACATTACTCAGTGGAATTAGCCAAATAGCCGTGTCTCGTGGGGGCCAGCTGTTGAGAGTGTTGCTCATTCCCCTGAAGCCACTTGTCCTGACCACCTGTGCTCAG GCTGATATGTCAGGAAACAATCAGGGAACTATGTTTGAGACTGTCACAAAGCTATGTTGTGAAATAATTGAGTTTGGATGGAGCAAAGATAGGGCTCTTGTTGACACTTTTATCATGGGTTTAGCTTCATGCATTCGGGAAAGGAATGACTATGAGGAGCAG GATGGGAAAGAAAAACAGGCTGTTCCTGTTGTCCAGCTGAATGTCATATGTCTCCTTGCTGACTTGAGCTCGTCAGCGAATAAGTGGGAAATCGTAGACATGATTTTGCCCCTCTTCATTGAGAGTCTTGAAGAGGGAGATGCTTCCACTCCAAGTTTATTACGTCTCCGA CTATTAGATGCCGTATCTCGCATAGCTTGTTTGGGTTTTGAGAAGTCCTATCGTGAGACGGTAGTTTTAATGACTAGAAGCTATTTGGATAAACTCAAGAATATTGGATTGACAGAAAACAAAACACTGCCCTCAGAAGCTACTACGGAGCGAGTAGAG ACACTTCCTGCAGGGTTTCTTCTGGTTGCTTCTCGTCTTACCGCCGCAAAACTAAGGTCTGACTACCGCCATAGGCTATTATCTTTATGCTCTGATGTGGGACTAGCTGCTGAATCACAAAGTGGAAG GAGTGGTGCCGATTTCTTAGGGCCATTACTGCCTGCAATTGCAGAAATCTGCTCTGACTTTGATCCTGCAGCCAATGTTGAGCCTTCTCTATTAAAGCTATTTCGAAACCTATGGTTCTATATTGTTTTGTTTGGCTTAGCACCTCCGATTCAACAAAATCAGATCCAAACAAAGCCAGTATCAACATCGTTAAATACTGTGGGAAGTGTTAGCACCATACCTCTTCAAGCTGTGGCTGGGCCATACATGTGGAATGAGGAATGGTCTATGGCTGTCCGACGCATTGCAAAAGGAACACCACCTCTG GTTGTTAGTTCAGTGAAATGGCTTGAAGATGAATTGGAGCTAAATGCACTTCACAACCCTGGAAGTCGTCGTGGCAGTGGTAACGAGAAAGCTGCTGTTGCTCAGAGAGCTGCCCTTTCTGCTGCATTAGGAGGACGAGTTGAGGTAGCAGCAATGAGCACAATTTCAG GTGTTAAGGCAACATATCTTCTTGCAGTAGCTTTTTTGGAGATAATACGGTTTAGTTGTAATGGTGGCTTACTCTCTGCTGACCCCTCTTCGACTACATCAAAAAGTGCGTTCAGTTGTGTGTTTGAGTATCTACTTACTCCAAACTTGATGCCTGCCGTGTTTCAATGCTTGACTGCAATCGTGCATAGGGCTTTTGAAGCAGCAGTATCATGGCTG GAGGAAAAAATATCTGATATAGGACAAGAAGCTGAAATAAGGGAATCGGTTCTTTCTGCTCATGCGTGCTATCTCATAAAGAATTTGTCACAAAGGGATGAACATGTCCGTGATATTAGTGTTAATTTGTTAACTCAGCTGAGAGAAAAGTTTCCACAG GTATTATGGAACTCTTTGTGCTTGGATTCACTTCTTTTTTCAGGTCATAATGAATTACCATCTATTCAAGTACATGATCCTGCTTGGCTTGCCACAATTCGCTCTTTATACCAAAAAATTGCTCGAGAATGGATCACTACTGCTCTTTCTTATGCTCCATGCACTACACAGGGTCTTCTACAG GAAAACCTATGCAAGCCGAATGCTTTGCAGAGGACACAACATGCATCAGATGTGGTTTCCCTTTTGTCTGAAATACGTATCTGTACAGGGAAGAACGATTCTTGGACTGGCATTAGGACGGCAAATACTCCAGCGGTTATATATTCTGCAGCAGCAGCATCAGGAGCCAAAAAGGAAGTATCGGATGGTTTTATTCTGGAAGTTCTTTCAACTGCTGTTGTGAGTGCGACAGTTAAGTGCAACCATGCTGGGGAGATTGCTGGTATGAAAAGGCTATATGAGAGTATTGGGGGTTTTCAGATGGGCATGTCTCCAGGAAGTCTGGGACTTGGTCTTGGTCAACCCATGAATGTAGGGTTACCCTCTCCGCAATTAAATCTTAAAAAGGAATCATTCAGTGAAATTCTTCTTTCGAAGTTTGTTCATCTGCTTCAGCAATTTGTTGGTACTGCTGAGAAAGGATTAGTGATGGATAAGACATTATTTCGTGAAACATGCTCTCAGGCAACTGCATTACTTCTGTCATACTTG GATGCTGAGTCTAAATTGAACATGGAAGGATTTTCACAACTATTACGGCTTCTTTGCTGGTGTCCTGCTTACATCTCTACACCAGATGCGATGGAGACTGGAATATTTATCTGGACATGGCTGGTTTCTGCTGCACCTTCGCTGGGATCTCTTGTCCTCGCAGAGCTTGTTGATGCCTGGCTGTGGACAATAGATACAAAACGTGGATTGTTTGCATCAGAGATGAGAAATTCTGGTCCTGCTGCAAAATTGAGGCCGCATCTTGTTCCTGGTGAGCCTGAAGCACCAGAAGAAAAAGATCCTGTAGAAGGGCTAATTGCGCATAGGCTCTGGCTTGGTTTCTTCATTGACCGTTTTGAG GTTGTTCGACATGACAGTATGGAGCAACTTCTGCTTCTAGGCCGAATGTTGCAAGGGACAATGAAATCTCCTTCACATTTTTCTCACCATCCTGCTGCTGCTGGCACCTTCTTCACAGCAATGCTTCTTGGATTGAAGTTCTGCTCATGCCAGTCACAGAAAAATTTGCAGAATTCCAAGATGGGCCTTCAATTGTTGGAGGATAGGGTTTTCCG TGCATCCTTGAGCTGGTTTGCTTATGGGCCTGAGTGGTATGAAACAAATAGTAAGAGTTTTGCTCAAAGTGAAGCCCAATCTGTTTCATTATTTGTccatcatcttttgaacgaatGCGTGGATAGCATTCCAACTGATTCATCATTGAAAGGACGAGGACGTGAGAATGAATTGTTGAATATG ACGGAACTATCCCATCCTGTATGGGGACATATGGATAACTATGCTACTGGGCGAGAAAAGCGCAAACAGTTGCTTCTTATGCTTTGCCAGCATGAATGTGACAGGCTTGAAGTCTGGGCGCAACCCTTAAATATGAA AGACAACATATCTCGTCCTAAAATTGGCTCAGATAAATGGATTGAGCATGTAAGAACTGCATTTTCTGTGGATCCCCGCATTGCTTTCTCCTTGACATTGAGGTTCCCTACAAATTCACATGTGATGTCTGAAGTAACTCAGTTGGTACAA GTGCACATATCAGAGATTCGTACTATACCTGAAGCATTACCATTTTTTGTCACTCCAAAGGCAATCGAAGAGAACTCAGTATTGCTGCAGCAATTACCACATTGGGCTTCTTGTTCCATCACTCAGGCTCTTGAATTTTTCAGTCCTCCATATAAGGGCCATCCACGTGTGATGGCTTATGCCATGAGAGTTCTAGAGTCCTATCCACCGGAACGTGTGACATTTTTCATGCCACAGCTGGTACAAGCTCTACGATATGATGAAGGG AGGTTAGTTGAAAGCTATTTGCTTCGAGCTACTCAAAGAAGTAACATATTTGCTCATATCTTGATATGGCATCTTCAG GGTGAGTCATGTTCGCAAGAATCTGGAAAAGATGTTGATGTGGTCAAG AGTAATTCCTTTCAAGCAATACTTCCTGTCGTCAGACAGAAAATTATTGATGGTTTCACCTCTGAGGCCCTTGACATGTTTCGGAGAGAGTTTGACTTTTTTGACAAAGTCACATCTATTTCTGGTGTTCTCTTTCCACTACCAAAGGAGGAACGCAGAGCTGGTATCAGAAG AGAGCTGGAGAAAATTAGTATTGATGGTGATGATCTCTATTTACCTACTGCTCCAAATAAAATTGTTCGGGGCATTCAGTTGGATAGTGGGATTCCCCTTCAATCAGCAGCAAAAGTTCCTATAATGATTACATTTAATGTTGTTGATAAAGATGGGGATCCTAATGATGTAATGCCACAGGCCTGTATTTTTAAG GTTGGAGATGATTGCCGACAAGATGTTCTTGCGCTTCAAGTGATTTCTTTGCTTAGGGATGTATTTGAAGCAGTTGGGTTAAACCTGTATCTGTTTCCTTATGGTGTTCTGCCAACTGATTATGAGAGGGGCATAATTGAG GTTGTTCCTAATACACGGAGTAGAAACCAAATGGGGGAGACTACTGACGGTGGTTTATATGAGATTTTTCAACAAGATTATGGACCTGTAGGTTCTCCCACTTTTGAGGCTGCACGTGAAATGTTTATGATCAGCAGTGCTGGCTATGCTGTTGCCAGCCTCCTACTTCAACCAAAGGATCGACATAATGGCAATCTTCTCTTTGACAA CAAGGGAAGGCTTGTTCACATAGATTTTGGGTTTATATTAGAAACGTCGCCAGGTAACAATATGAGATTCGAAAGTGCTCAGTTCAAACTGAGTCACGAGATGACTCAACTGCTTGACCCTTCTGGGTCAATGAAGAGTGATACCTGGAGCCAGTTTGTCAG cTTGTGTGTGAAAGGATACCTTGCAGCACGGCGGCATATGCATGGAATTGTTACGACCGTACTTTTGATGGTAGACAGTGGTCTACCATGCTTCAGCAGGGGAGACCCCATAGGAAACCTGAGGAAGAGATTTCACCCCGAGATGAGTGAGCGCGAAGCTGCAAACTTCATGATAAGGACATGCAACGATGCCTACAACAAGTGGACCACTGCAGGCTATGACTTGATTCAGTATTTGCAGCAAGGAATTGAAAAGTAG